From Nitrospira sp.:
CGTTATCCCGTCACGGCCATCTCTGCTACTCACTGCAGCTTTTCCACCCGCACGCCTAAGAGCCGGATCCGTTGACGTCGCGGATTCTCCCGGCGATCGAAAAACGGGAGCAGCAGCTTCAGCAGTTCGCGACGCACCGCCGGCCCATCCTGTACCGGATCGGCAAAGGTATGGGCCCTGGTGACCGTGGTGAAATCTGCAAACCGCACAATTATGGCGACCGTCCGACAGGCGTCGAATCCCTCCTGCGCCAGTCGCGCAAACACGCCGTCACGTAACTGGGATAGTCGCTCCACGAGAACCTGTGAGTCCAGCGTATCCTCATCAAAGGTCTCTTGTTCACTGATCGATTTCGGCTCGCCATGCTCCTCCACCGGCGAGTCATCTTGCGCGCGGATCTTGGCATACCATTCCAGCCCCCGCTTCCCGAACCGCGCGTCCATGTCAGCCAGGCTGAGCCGCTTCAGCTCTGCGACGACACGGATCTGCTGCGCGGCCAGCATCGATTCGGTCTTCGGCCCGATTCCCGGAATCGCCCGAACCGACAGCGGCGCAAGAAACGCTTCCGCCTCAGCCTCAGTGACCACCGTAAACCCATCCGGCTTCTGAACGCCTGACGCGATCTTCGCGATCATTTTATTAGGCCCGATCCCGACCGATGCCGTCAGTCGTTCTTCGGCGAGAATCGCTCCCTTGATCGAGCGGCATAACTCCGCCGCAGCCTCGAAAGAACCGGTGCCGGATAGATCCCCATACGCCTCATCGATGCTCGCCTGCTCAAGCACAGGAATCGCGCGACGAGCGATAGCCATCACCGCTTCGGATACCCTCGCGTACTTGCACATATCGACGGAGACGAAGATGACCGGGGGCAACCCTTTTCGCCGCGCTGCTTCAGAGAGGCGCCACGCTGTGGAAATCGGCGTGGCTGAGTAAATCCCGTACTCGCGCGCTTGGTAATTGGCCGTCGACACGACTCCGCGCCCCTGACCCTGCGCCGGATCGGCCCCCACCGCCAGAGGACGCCCTCGAAACGCCGGCGTATCCCGCTCCTCAATCGCGGCATAGAACGCATCCATGTCGATGTGCGCAATGATTCTTGGCATCAGCCGATTCCACTTTCTCGACTAAACCAGACGTATCACACTGACTGGCATGAGACAGTGCGAGGTTCCTCGCCACGAAGACCTGAAATTGCCTGCAATTACATCGAAGAAAGTCAAAGGAAGCACGGGGGACAAAGGCAGGTTAACTCAAATCGTGAAGTGAACTCAAAACAGAACAGCGGACTGAGCACGATGCACACCCGCTGCGACTCAATGAGCGACCGATCTCTTTTGGATTAAGACCTTACCGAACTTTGGAGAAGTCGGCTGTAACTTTCTCTTCTTTCCCATCCTGAAGATTGATAATAAATACTGATGCAGCGTTTGGATCAAATTGTTCATATGCAAAAAGTGCGGTGAAGCGAGCACGGAAGGCCGGACCACCGCCTTCATTCTTCCTGCCACGTTCAGCTTTCCCGATATCAATTGGCTTAATCTTCTTTGATCCTTGACGCATCTCAATGACGGCCCCATCAGCAAAGTACTCATCATCGCCACAGAGCTGCGCTTCCACTTCCATGTTAGGCATATCCATAACTTTCTTAATGAACTCGTCGGGCATACGAACATCCGTCTTCCGCTTCTTAGATTCCGCCGCTTCCTGCCGCCCAAAGGCTTCGAGCCGGAACCGCTTGGTGCGAAGGATGGCGCTGGCGCCACAGGGGTCTTTCTCAGGATCTGATCCGACCCGGGTGGCTAAGGACGCTTGCTGCAGAACCTTCTTGACGTCTTCAGGAGAATTGGCTTTGTCCATCGGAATACGGCCGGCCTCCAGAGCCTTCTGCGCGTCGTCCACGGACAGCTTCACGTCAATGGCCGACGCCGTCTGAGGTCCGACCAACACCAGAATTCCCAAGAGACTCGACACCGCCACCATTCCTTGACACCGATGGGTTCTGCGCTCCATAACCGCCTCCCTGAAGATAAAGCCAAGAAAAGAATGGCGCATTGTAGGGGAAGCGCCAGGTCATTTCAATCGTGCGCAAACCGTGCCCAGTTCGGATACGGCTTGTCGCGATACAGCGCATCGACATCGACCGGAGCAGGCAGGCCTGCGCCGGCCAGCAAGGTCGCCACGGTCCGCAAGGGCAACCCGACAATGCCAAGAAAATCGCCACAGATCGCCTCGATGAGCTCACCGCCTATACCCTGAATGGAATAGGCGCCGGCCTTTCCCATCGGCTCTTGCGTCGCCAGGTATCGCTCGATGGCGGCTTCGTCAAAGGCTTTCATCTGCACCGTGGCAGTCTCGATCGCAACCGCTTCATACCGAGGGATCTGCCGACAGAGGGCCACGGCCGTATGCACCTCATGCGGCCGCCCCGCCAATCTCGTCAGCATCGCGCGCGCATCGGCCAGATCTGCCGGCTTACCCAGCATCCGCCCGTCGAGTTCAATCACGGTATCGCTACCGAGCACCAGCGAGGCCGGTCGCGCGATCGCGATCGACCGCGCCTTCTCACAGGCAAAATGCTCAACCTGCTGCCTTGGAGACCATCCTGGCTGAGGCACTTCTTCAAAATCCGGGGCAATGACCTCGAATGGAACACCGAGCAGCGCGAGGATTTCGCGGCGGCGAGGCGAGGTGGAGGCGAGAATCAACTGCATCGTGACACGAGCGTCGCAGCCTCATCCGACAAGTCATCGCCGGACCCGGGACCCGTGGCCGGACCGTCGACGATCTGATTCGCGTGATAGCGGGCGATCATGGCCTCCACATCCTCCGCAGAAGACACGCGAAACATCTGTCCCCGCAATGCCGCGGCATGCGGGAAGCCTTTGCAATACCAGCCCAGGTGCTTCCGCATGCGATGAAATTGCCCCGGACCGCAGATCGCCTGGAACTGCCGCGCATGGTCGAGCATCAGGGCGAAACGCGCATCAAGCGCTATGGGCTGGTCTTGAATGGACGCGTCTGACGCATCCGCCTTTGTCAACGCACGGGCCTGCTCTTTGGCGCGAAAAAACCACGGCACCCCCAGCACAGCCCGCCCGACAAGCACCCCATCCACTTGCGTGGATCGCACGCGACTCACCACCTCATTGAGGTTTTGGACATCACCGTTCCCCAATAGCAAAATTCCGGTCCCTTCCACGAGCTGGACGGCCCGAGCAATCGCCGACCAATCCGCTTCGCCGCGATACATTTGCTGGAGGGTGCGTCCGTGCAGAGTGATCGCGACAGGCTTTTCATGAATCAGATGCGATACCCAGTCTTCCACAATCACGGAGTCGTAACCCAGCCGCGTCTTTACTGACAGCGGCAACACGCGCCGCTGAACCTGGGCTGCACGCTGGCGTCCGGCATTCATCGCCTGAATCGCCGCAATCCTGGCAGGTTTAAACCCGACCTGCTCCAATGTCTGTCCGTTCGCCCAATCATGAATCGCACGATTAGTGGCTTGCATGATCGCACGGGCGACATCCGGCGTCCTGATCAGGCCCGCGCCCGACCCGGATGACGCCACGTTCTTCGACGGGCAGCCCATATTAATGTCGATCCCATCGAATCCTAATTCACAGGCTGCGTGCGTGGCCTGGTAGAACAACGCCGGATCTTTGCCGTAGAGCTGGGCAACGACCGGCCGCTCCAACTCACTGTAGGCTAACGTGTTTAGCAGGAACTCCGGCCCCCGGCAGACATCATGAACGTGCGTGAACTCGGTAAAGGTCACATCGGGCCGGCCATGCTGAGCGATGACTCGACGGAACGTCGCATCCGTCACTCCATCCATCGGGGAAAGGCCCATAATCGGATGGGGTAATGTCGACCAGAAGTTCATAGGTGCGTCCCCGTCGACTGCAGCGGCCCTTCGTTGGCAGCCTGATAGGCCAGCCGCAGTTCGGTGGCTTCCCGTTGTACCAGCGCCTTCAGATCCGAAGCGTGTTCACTCACGAATTCCACAAACCGATCAATCTTTACGTCGAAGAAATCATAGGATCGCCTCACCGGATGCGGGAAACGAAACCAGTAGGACACAAAACCCTCAAGAACGACCTGTCTCCCGGCCAACCCCCGACAGGTTTCAGGAAACATGGCTTCGATATCGCCCCCCCAGTGCAGAATTTCGTAGGGCAGATATTTTGCTCGATACCAATCGAGCTCATCTGCACTGGCCGTTGGCGCCATCCAGTTCGGCCCAACCGGCTCTGCGCGACTCGACACCACCTGCGCATACTGCTCATAGGCCTCGGTCAGAGACTCTACCTTCGATACTGAGTCGGTTTCTGTGAAGAATTGTGCTGGAACTGGCGAAGGAAGAGGCGCACCGTCGGCCAAGCCGAGCGGCCGAGCCTGATGAAATACGTTCCTGTATCGCTCTAAAAACCATGCCAACTCGTCAGCAATGAGATCACTGGGTTTCGTATCAACTTCGAGCGCCATTCCTCTCAAATGCTCCAATCGACCGCCACGAATAATCTGATCCAACATCTCGAACAACACCGGGGGAATCGGTGCGGCATGGGCGTCCGTCCATCGCGGGAGCAGATCCGGATCCGCGCCGCTCACGACATCCGCCTCGCCGACCAGAGATTCATGCACGGCTAACCCCGCGACATGGATCTCCACGACCCGCTCGACCGGAAACTCGCGCAGGAATTCGTCGACGAATTGCGATAGGGACTGGGCCCGCCAGGCTCCAGAGTAGCGATAG
This genomic window contains:
- the dinB gene encoding DNA polymerase IV; the encoded protein is MPRIIAHIDMDAFYAAIEERDTPAFRGRPLAVGADPAQGQGRGVVSTANYQAREYGIYSATPISTAWRLSEAARRKGLPPVIFVSVDMCKYARVSEAVMAIARRAIPVLEQASIDEAYGDLSGTGSFEAAAELCRSIKGAILAEERLTASVGIGPNKMIAKIASGVQKPDGFTVVTEAEAEAFLAPLSVRAIPGIGPKTESMLAAQQIRVVAELKRLSLADMDARFGKRGLEWYAKIRAQDDSPVEEHGEPKSISEQETFDEDTLDSQVLVERLSQLRDGVFARLAQEGFDACRTVAIIVRFADFTTVTRAHTFADPVQDGPAVRRELLKLLLPFFDRRENPRRQRIRLLGVRVEKLQ
- a CDS encoding tRNA-dihydrouridine synthase; this translates as MNFWSTLPHPIMGLSPMDGVTDATFRRVIAQHGRPDVTFTEFTHVHDVCRGPEFLLNTLAYSELERPVVAQLYGKDPALFYQATHAACELGFDGIDINMGCPSKNVASSGSGAGLIRTPDVARAIMQATNRAIHDWANGQTLEQVGFKPARIAAIQAMNAGRQRAAQVQRRVLPLSVKTRLGYDSVIVEDWVSHLIHEKPVAITLHGRTLQQMYRGEADWSAIARAVQLVEGTGILLLGNGDVQNLNEVVSRVRSTQVDGVLVGRAVLGVPWFFRAKEQARALTKADASDASIQDQPIALDARFALMLDHARQFQAICGPGQFHRMRKHLGWYCKGFPHAAALRGQMFRVSSAEDVEAMIARYHANQIVDGPATGPGSGDDLSDEAATLVSRCS
- a CDS encoding Maf family protein encodes the protein MQLILASTSPRRREILALLGVPFEVIAPDFEEVPQPGWSPRQQVEHFACEKARSIAIARPASLVLGSDTVIELDGRMLGKPADLADARAMLTRLAGRPHEVHTAVALCRQIPRYEAVAIETATVQMKAFDEAAIERYLATQEPMGKAGAYSIQGIGGELIEAICGDFLGIVGLPLRTVATLLAGAGLPAPVDVDALYRDKPYPNWARFAHD
- a CDS encoding DUF692 family protein, giving the protein MTLSREVCHSFQDRVARIPVHGLGLSVDVYSPDLLSLLADLTRRQVLPMYLEVFHATSSALAAVRDQTDVPLPYHGEGLWVTQPGAESDPLFQGEARVLASHLALLRSAWSNHECATKHIAGYSFGTYLPPLYTASSADVVAKNINMVQAIFDQRAALPGGGSPLFLLEMPPLTFFVAGTLSIPAYFRRVTDQAACGLVLDIGHLWTVYRYSGAWRAQSLSQFVDEFLREFPVERVVEIHVAGLAVHESLVGEADVVSGADPDLLPRWTDAHAAPIPPVLFEMLDQIIRGGRLEHLRGMALEVDTKPSDLIADELAWFLERYRNVFHQARPLGLADGAPLPSPVPAQFFTETDSVSKVESLTEAYEQYAQVVSSRAEPVGPNWMAPTASADELDWYRAKYLPYEILHWGGDIEAMFPETCRGLAGRQVVLEGFVSYWFRFPHPVRRSYDFFDVKIDRFVEFVSEHASDLKALVQREATELRLAYQAANEGPLQSTGTHL